Proteins encoded by one window of Corythoichthys intestinalis isolate RoL2023-P3 chromosome 20, ASM3026506v1, whole genome shotgun sequence:
- the urad gene encoding 2-oxo-4-hydroxy-4-carboxy-5-ureidoimidazoline decarboxylase: protein MPHTCCAVGCSNRFTPETRGRGITFHRFPKDPVMRKKWERAVRRKGFTASSSTMLCSKHFRPEHFDRTGQTVRLREGTVPLSVFKSNEEKFSLTPSDARTSRTSMKARESPPPETIQPPIPPQVLPEPAPLPEPTIDHAYASTPEELRVKLSEALARLETLEREKRNAKDRERRIRNTVSCLLEDLELKKTMNEELKERLDVYSDLPVHLLSKHSHEYTKEQRDFAMTLHDHGPKAYNYLRECLHINLPHPHTLQRWIHSGESKPDIMMLDTPSQDDDAANCFAQETVVQENMKLSQVNSLPYEDFVNIFGNVVEKCPFVAAAVWSQLPFADVDAFERAICDFIDSMPDLGKEGILRCHPDLAGRDLETGALTQESRSEQATVALDALSSDESCTMFCLNEEYKERFSFPFVICARMNDKASIFQEMRTRMTNGCVTERERGIEEVKKISCLRLRDLVQSDTESQF from the exons ATGCCTCATACGTGTTGCGCCGTGGGTTGTTCCAACCGCTTTACACCCGAAACCAGAGGTCGAGGGATTACCTTTCACAG GTTTCCCAAAGATCCAGtgatgagaaaaaaatgggAAAGAGCCGTTCGTAGGAAAGGGTTCACTGCCAGTTCGTCGACCATGCTATGCAGTAAGCACTTCAGACCGGAGCACTTTGACAGAACAGGGCAGACTGTCAGGCTACGAGAAGGAACTGTTCCTCTCTCCGTTTTCAAATCCAACGAAGAAAAG TTTTCACTTACTCCTTCGGATGCCAGGACGTCTCGGACTTCAATGAAGGCACGGGAAAGCCCACCTCCGGAGACTATTCAGCCTCCAATTCCACCCCAAGTATTGCCTGAGCCAGCACCCTTACCTGAGCCCACAATT GACCATGCATACGCGTCAACACCTGAGGAGCTACGGGTCAAACTCAGTGAAGCTTTGGCGAGGCTGGAAACTCTGGAAAGGGAGAAGAGAAATGCAAAGGACAGAGAGCGAAGGATTCGGAACACTGTCAGTTGTCTTCTGGAAGATCTCGAGCTAAAGAAAACCATGAATGAGGAACTGAAAGAGCGCCTCGATGTATATTCAG ACCTTCCAGTTCACCTCCTCTCCAAACACAGCCATGAATATACCAAAGAACAGAGGGATTTTGCCATGACTCTCCATGATCATGGTCCCAAGGCCTACAACTATCTGAGAGAGTGTCTCCATATTAATCTTCCACATCCACATACGTTGCAaag gtgGATTCATTCTGGGGAGTCGAAGCCTGACATTATGATGCTGGACACGCCAAGTCAAGACGATGATGCAGCTAATTGTTTCG CTCAAGAAACAGTCGTACAGGAGAATATGAAGCTCTCTCAAGTCAACTCGCTTCCCTACGAGGACTTTGTGAACATTTTCGGCAACGTGGTCGAGAAGTGCCCTTTCGTGGCGGCTGCCGTGTGGTCCCAACTTCCCTTTGCCGATGTCGACGCTTTCGAGAGGGCCATTTGTGACTTCATTGATTCTATGCCTGATTTGG GTAAAGAAGGAATCCTCAGGTGCCATCCGGATCTGGCGGGACGGGACCTCGAGACGGGCGCTTTGACTCAAGAATCCAGGAGCGAACAGGCGACGGTGGCGCTGGACGCACTGAGCTCAGACGAGTCCTGCACAATGTTCTGCTTAAATGAAGAGTACAAGGAGCGCTTCAGCTTTCCCTTCGTCATCTGCGCCCGCATGAACGACAAGGCCAGCATTTTTCAGGAGATGCGCACTCGCATGACAAACGGCTGCGTGACGGAGAGGGAACGCGGGATTGAGGAGGTCAAAAAAATATCCTGTCTGCGTCTTCGGGACCTTGTTCAGTCTGACACCGAATCACAGTTTTGA